A genomic segment from Antedon mediterranea chromosome 6, ecAntMedi1.1, whole genome shotgun sequence encodes:
- the LOC140052653 gene encoding dihydropyrimidine dehydrogenase [NADP(+)]-like, with product MEETLTKKVLTREIADIENLLSLNPRIKPHANLVSTSSTRQNKKHWKRNAGKSCGDCDSLVNNFDDIKHTTLSERGALREASRCLKCADAPCQKSCPTQLDVKSFITSIANKNYYGSAKAILSDNPLGLTCGMVCPTSDLCVGGCNLYASEEGPINIGGLQQFAVEIFKAMKIPQIRDPSKEPVSELPESYHGKIALIGCGPASISCATFLARLGYSNLTIFEKEEYIGGLSSSEIPQFRLPFDVVSFEVDLMKDLGVKIEFGKGVGLDGLTIDSLQNQNYEAVFLGMGLPEAKRAPMFEGLTMKNGFYTSKDFLPLVSVASKPGMCSCKKQAPQLTGNVIVLGAGDTAFDCATSALRCGAKRVFIVFRKGFTTIRAVPEEMELAKEEKCEFMPFLSPRKVLHKGDRISGLELCRTEQNDDGSWFEDEEQIVRLKADYIISAFGSTLLNTEIKKAMHPVKLNQWGLPDVDKDTMTCSEPWIFCGGDLAGVAQTTVESVNDGKTAAWHMHKYLQSLHGLPVPATPELPKFFTAIDNVDLSVEICGLKFPNPFGLASAPPTTTMAMVRRGFEAGWGFALTKTFSLDKDIVTNVSPRIVRGTTAGHNFGPGQGAFLNIELISEKTAAYWCQGVAELKPDYPDRIIIASIMCAYSKDDWTKLAKMAENSGADALELNLSCPHGMGERGMGLACGQDPELVLNICRWVRAAIKIPFFAKLTPNVTNIVNIATAAHEGGADGVTATNTVSGLMGLKADGKAWPAIGKESRTTYGGVSGNAIRPIALRAVSAIARALPGFPILATGGIDSAEAGLQFLHCGASVLQVCSSIQNQDFTVIDDYITGLKTMLYLESIDELHDWNGQSPPTIRHQKGKQITKISDIIGKHLPSFGPYMEERKKLVTQYKKKVGIVNENSQETTTVNNDKKKPVPTIQEMIGRALPQIGTYGDLDNQQQMVALIDEEMCINCGKCYMTCNDSGYQSITFDAKTHLPHVTQDCTGCTLCVSVCPIIDCIKMVPRPTPYVPNRGIPLAVQPVP from the exons ATGGAGGAAACATTGACGAAGAAAGTACTGACTAGGGAGATTGCAGATATTGAG AATCTGTTATCACTAAACCCTCGTATTAAACCTCATGCAAACTTGGTATCAACCTCAAGCACTCGGCAAAACAAGAAGCACTGGAAAAGAAATGCGGGCAAGTCATGTGGG GACTGTGACAGTTTAGTGAACAACTTTGATGACATTAAGCACACAACACTAAGTGAGCGAGGTGCATTACGTGAAGCATCTCGTTGCTTAAAATGTGCAGATGCCCCATGCCAAAAAAGTTGTCCCACACAACTGGATGTTAAATCGTTCATCACCAGTATCGCCAACAAg AACTATTATGGATCTGCTAAAGCAATTTTGTCAGACAATCCTCTTGGCCTTACTTGTGGCATGGTATGTCCAACCAGTGACCTGTGTGTGGGAGGGTGCAATTTGTATGCATCAGAGGAAGGTCCAATCAATATTGGAGGACTACAACAATTTGCTGTTGAA ATTTTCAAGGCGATGAAAATACCACAAATAAGAGATCCTAGCAAGGAACCAGTATCTGAACTTCCTGAGAGTTATCATGGTAAAATCGCCCTTATTGGGTGTGGTCCAGCCAGTATCAGCTGTGCAACTTTTCTTGCTCGCTTGGGCTATAGtaatttaacaatatttgaGAAGGAAGAATACATTGGAGGGCTTAGCTCATCTGAGATTCCACAGTTCCGTTTACCATTTGATGTTGTATCGTTTGAAGTGGATCTCATGAAAGACCTAGGAGTGAAA attGAATTTGGTAAAGGTGTTGGATTGGATGGCCTTACCATCGACTCATTGCAGAATCAAAATTATGAAGCTGTATTCCTCGGTATGGGTCTTCCTGAAGCAAAACGAGCACCTATGTTTGAAGGCCTTACTATGAAAAATGGATTCTATACTTCAAAAGATTTTCTACCACTTGTTTCAGTTGCTAGTAAACCAG GAATGTGTTCTTGCAAGAAGCAAGCTCCTCAGCTGACAGGCAATGTGATTGTATTAGGAGCTGGTGACACTGCCTTTGACTGTGCGACCTCAGCTCTGCGATGTGGTGCCAAAAGAGTGTTCATTGTGTTCCGCAAAGGGTTCACTACCATCAGAGCAGTTCCTGAAGAG ATGGAACTGGCTAAGGAAGAGAAATGTGAGTTTATGCCATTCTTGTCACCACGTAAGGTGTTGCACAAAGGAGATCGAATCTCAGGTTTAGAGTTGTGTCGTACAGAACAGAATGATGATGGATCCTGGTTTGAAGATGAAGAGCAGATTGTACGTCTCAAAGCAGATTATATTATATCCGCATTTGGATCAACTTTACTTAACACAGAGA TTAAGAAAGCAATGCATCCTGTAAAACTTAACCAATGGGGTTTACCAGATGTTGACAAAGACACCATGACATGCTCCGAACCATGGATCTTCTGTGGAGGTGATTTAGCTGGTGTTGCACAAACTACTGTTGAATCTGTTAATGATGGCAAGACTGCTGCCTGGCATATGCACAAATACCTGCAG TCTTTGCATGGTTTACCAGTGCCTGCAACTCCAGAGCTGCCAAAGTTCTTTACTGCCATTGATAATGTTGATCTCAGTGTTGAAATATGTGGCTTGAAATTTCCAAATCCATTTGGCTTGGCTAGTGCACCACCGACCACCACTATGGCTATGGTGAGACGTGGCTTTGAAGCTGGCTGGGGATTTGCTCTAACTAAGACTTTCAGTTTAGATAAG GATATTGTAACTAACGTTTCACCACGTATTGTACGTGGAACAACTGCGGGACATAACTTTGGTCCTGGTCAAGGTGCATTCCTAAACATTGAATTGATTAGTGAGAAGACTGCAGCCTATTGGTGCCAAGGTGTTGCAGAGTTAAAACCAGACTACCCAGACCGAATCATCATTGCCAGTATCATGTGTGCCTATAGTAAAGATGACTGGACTAAACTTGCTAAAATGGCGGAG AATTCTGGAGCAGATGCACTTGAACTAAATCTATCATGTCCTCATGGAATGGGTGAGCGAGGTATGGGATTGGCATGTGGTCAGGATCCAGAACTGGTTTTGAATATATGTCGGTGGGTTCGAGCTGCTATCAAGATTCCTTTCTTTGCCAAGCTCACACCAAATGTTACCAATATAGTGAACATAGCAACAGCAGCACATGAAG GTGGTGCTGATGGTGTGACTGCTACCAATACTGTGTCAGGTCTAATGGGCCTCAAAGCAGATGGAAAAGCGTGGCCAGCAATTGGTAAAGAAAGTAGAACAACTTATGGAGGAGTCTCTGGAAATGCCATTCGTCCCATCGCCCTAAGAGCTGTGTCCGCCATTGCTAGGGCTTTGCCTGGTTTTCCAATCCTTGCAACTGGGGGAATTGATTCTGCTGAAGCTGGACTGCAGTTCTTGCACTGTGGTGCTTCAGTACTTCAG GTTTGCAGCTCCATTCAGAACCAGGATTTCACTGTCATTGATGACTACATCACTGGGCTGAAGACAATGCTGTATCTGGAGAGCATAGATGAACTTCATGACTGGAATGGACAGAGTCCACCAACAATAAGACAccaaaaaggaaaacaaattacaaaaattagTGACATTATTGGCAag CATCTGCCATCGTTTGGTCCATACATGGAAGAACGCAAGAAGTTGGTGACACAATATAAGAAGAAAGTGGGAATAGTTAATGAAAATTCACAAGAAACAACAACTGTAAACAATGACAAGAAAAAACCAGTACCTACAATACAG GAGATGATTGGTCGTGCCCTACCACAGATTGGGACCTACGGTGACCTAGACAACCAGCAACAGATGGTAGCACTAATTGATGAAGAAATGTGTATAAACTGTGGGAAATGTTACATGACCTGTAATGACAGCGGCTATCAATCAATCACATTTGACGCCAAAACTCATCTGCCCCATGTGACACAGGATTGTACAGGATGCACTCTATGTGTTAGTGTCTGTCCAATCATTGATTGCATCAAGATGGTGCCTCGTCCAACACCATATGTGCCTAACAGAGGCATTCCTCTTGCAGTGCAACCAGTGCCATGA
- the LOC140052654 gene encoding ribitol-5-phosphate transferase FKTN-like, giving the protein MRKLTSLVLTLTVGALFLILQMLIIHKFIERSKSEVLEDQREALQTPVQYKAVHIFMAVMSKLTVPVVLVEPSILKAIMQKRLGHLKEHNDCEFVCIKRNKTTFSVLQHMLVHQQEELLSSLKLHGFAVFKTEGGDPLTAHQLMTSKLVPYHYLLVYQDHLIHLALLYERSDLYLWKGPLELPSSSKLYQINLEIGTFATPYPAAIKKFEVAEVKIDGISLKVPKRPNRYLRSLQNSKFLECDYQQAMDFYSVHGKDDSSVALDFKNRAIDVISQGQRILDELGVSFWLSSGTCLGWFRECSIIPHSKDVDFGIWAVDYKPNIISAFEMNGWMLKHILGKVEDSFELSFIHKNGLKLDLFFFYEEVDHVWNGGTDVYTAIKYKYSFPKFHLCWTEFQLMLVRVPCETEPYIKANYGKHWRKKLEEWDWKSSPPNVKENGRWLEEEYQDAIQVF; this is encoded by the exons ATGAGAAAATTAACATCGCTTGTCCTTACTCTCACTGTTGGTGCTCTCTTCCTTATTCTACAGATGCTTATTATTCATAAATTCATTGAGAGGAGCAAATCTGAA GTATTAGAAGATCAAAGAGAGGCTCTTCAGACACCAGTGCAATAT AAGGCTGTTCATATTTTTATGGCAGTAATGAGTAAATTAACTGTTCCAGTGGTTTTAGTAGAGCCATCAATATTGAAAGCAATTATGCAAAAGAGACTTGGACATCTTAAAGAACATAATGATTGTGAATTTGTATGTATAAAGCGCAACAAAACTACATTTTCTGTCCTTCAACACATGTTGGTGCATCAGCAG GAGGAATTATTAAGTTCTTTAAAACTTCATGGTTTTGCTGTTTTCAAAACTGAAGGAGGAGATCCTCTAACAGCGCACCAGTTAATGACATCAAAGCTTGTTCCATATCATTATCTGTTAGTCTATCAAGACCATCTCATTCACCTTGCTCTTTTGTATGAAAGAAGTGACTTGTATTTATGGAAAGGTCCGCTTGAGTTACCAAGCAGTAGCAAGCTGTACCAAATTAATTTGGAGATTGGTACATTTGCAACTCCTTATCCTGCAGCCATTAAAAA GTTTGAAGTAGCAGAAGTCAAAATTGACGGCATCTCCTTAAAAGTTCCAAAACGGCCAAATAGATATTTAAGAAGTCTCCAAAATTCAAAGTTTCTTGAGTGTGACTACCAGCAAGCAATGGACTTCTACAGTGTTCATGGGAAAGATGACTCCTCAGTTGCTcttgattttaaaaatagagCAATTGATGTAATATCACAAGGACAAAGAATTTTGGATGAGTTAGGGGTTTCATTCTGGCTTAGTAGTGGTACTTGTTTAG GATGGTTTAGAGAGTGTAGTATTATCCCACATAGTAAAGACGTTGACTTTGGTATATGGGCAGTTGATTACAAACCAAATATAATAAGTGCCTTTGAAATGAATGGCTGGATGTTGAAGCATATACTTGGAAAG GTTGAAGACAGTTTTGAATTGTCCTTTATTCATAAAAATGGATTGAAACTTGATTTATTCTTCTTCTATGAAGAAGTTGATCATGTTTGGAATGGTGGTACTGATGTCTATACCGCAATTAAATATAA GTATAGTTTTCCAAAGTTCCATCTGTGTTGGACCGAGTTCCAATTAATGCTTGTGAGAGTTCCATGTGAGACTGAACCATACATCAAAGCTAACTATGGCAAACATTGGAGAAAGAAATTAGAAGAATGGGATTGGAAAAGCAGCCCACCGAATGTGAAGGAAAATGGCCGTTGGCTTGAAGAAGAATACCAGGATGCTATACAAGTATTCTAA